In a genomic window of Cytobacillus sp. FSL H8-0458:
- the ytxJ gene encoding bacillithiol system redox-active protein YtxJ: MKKFDSHEAFDQAVESGGQLLVLKHSSTCPVSGAAYEEYESFVKEHKDVNAYYLVVQEDRPLSNHIAEASHIKHESPQAILFKNGDVVWHASHWKITYDSLLNAVKENR, encoded by the coding sequence ATGAAAAAATTTGATAGTCATGAAGCATTTGATCAAGCAGTAGAATCAGGCGGGCAGCTGCTGGTTTTAAAACACAGTTCCACATGCCCGGTGAGCGGAGCGGCATATGAAGAATATGAAAGCTTTGTAAAAGAGCATAAAGATGTAAATGCTTATTACTTAGTTGTTCAGGAGGATCGCCCTTTGTCCAATCACATTGCAGAAGCTTCTCATATCAAACATGAGTCGCCTCAGGCAATTCTGTTTAAGAATGGAGATGTGGTATGGCATGCATCACATTGGAAGATTACATATGACTCTCTTTTGAATGCAGTCAAGGAAAATAGATAA
- the pilM gene encoding pilus assembly protein PilM, whose protein sequence is MDEQKKLFALDIGTRTVVGIILEEDGGQYHVKDIVIREHAERAMLDGQIHDVPAVSRIIAEIRDDLEVKHGPLNKVCVAAAGRALKTERSKTSITIKGKPMMKKQDILHLELSAVQQAQAIAAEKQATEKSYYYYCVGYSVLYYRLDGEEIGSLIDQQGDEASVEIIATFLPKVVVESLISALQRAGLEMEALTLEPIAAINVLIPPSMRRLNVALVDIGAGTSDIAITDLGTVTAFGMVPVAGDEITEAISDQLLLDFPLAEKAKRDLHVSDTITVTDILGFQSEISREETIKKISPALERLTNSICEEILRLNNRPPKAVMLAGGGSLTPGLPERITNRLALPANRVAIRGIDAISGLNLPDNTDRGPELVTPIGIAIAAKKAPVQYCTVYVNDQPVRLFEVKNLTVGDCLLSAGIKMNKLYGKPGLAMIINLNGQNITIPGSHGEAPVITRNSLPSALDEEIKSGDIITVSKGHDGLPAEVCIKDLIDEVPEKSITINGKQYTIHPAITCNQTAASLEQILADRDTVECKVPETAEEILTILNLNNLLNELKPYRISINGKETFLPRHSGKIYKNGLEVNCHSIIDNGDNLRIENRSTLTVKELADIKQLELQESIPVIFNGKKIELSRGILEFQREGAILTEDDVISAGDAITILKKPRSPFIFQDIFSHVNVDMPASSSGGFVLLKNGEKTSFHESVEPGDHLKIVWPAINNKHSTIKYS, encoded by the coding sequence TTGGACGAACAAAAAAAGCTTTTTGCACTGGATATCGGCACTCGCACGGTTGTCGGAATTATTCTGGAAGAAGACGGCGGCCAATACCATGTGAAAGACATTGTTATTAGGGAGCATGCAGAGAGGGCCATGCTCGACGGCCAGATCCATGATGTTCCGGCTGTTTCAAGAATTATAGCAGAAATCAGGGATGATCTTGAAGTGAAACACGGCCCATTAAATAAAGTTTGTGTAGCAGCGGCAGGCAGGGCTTTAAAAACGGAAAGATCTAAAACATCGATCACCATTAAAGGAAAACCGATGATGAAAAAGCAGGATATACTTCACCTTGAATTAAGTGCAGTTCAGCAGGCGCAGGCAATCGCTGCAGAGAAGCAGGCAACTGAAAAAAGCTATTATTACTATTGTGTGGGATATTCGGTTTTATACTACCGCCTTGATGGTGAAGAAATCGGAAGCCTGATTGATCAGCAGGGGGATGAGGCATCTGTCGAAATCATTGCTACCTTCCTGCCCAAAGTTGTGGTGGAGTCACTCATCTCAGCTCTTCAAAGAGCTGGCCTGGAAATGGAAGCTTTAACATTGGAGCCAATCGCAGCTATTAATGTCCTTATCCCTCCTTCAATGAGAAGGCTGAATGTGGCACTTGTTGATATCGGTGCCGGAACATCCGATATTGCCATAACAGATTTGGGCACAGTTACTGCATTTGGAATGGTGCCTGTAGCAGGGGACGAGATCACCGAAGCCATCAGTGACCAGCTTCTGCTGGACTTCCCTCTAGCCGAAAAGGCAAAAAGAGACTTGCATGTATCCGATACGATTACTGTCACGGATATTCTCGGCTTCCAATCAGAAATCAGCAGGGAAGAGACAATTAAAAAAATCTCTCCAGCGCTTGAACGTTTGACAAATTCCATCTGCGAGGAAATATTGCGGCTGAACAACAGGCCTCCAAAAGCCGTCATGCTTGCAGGCGGCGGGAGCTTAACACCAGGACTTCCTGAAAGGATAACGAATAGATTGGCTCTTCCGGCAAACAGAGTTGCAATTAGGGGGATTGATGCTATCAGCGGCCTAAATTTACCGGATAATACAGACCGCGGCCCTGAGTTAGTCACCCCAATAGGAATCGCAATTGCCGCTAAAAAAGCGCCGGTCCAATATTGTACTGTTTACGTCAACGATCAGCCTGTGCGGCTATTTGAGGTGAAAAACCTGACAGTCGGGGATTGTCTGCTCTCAGCAGGCATTAAAATGAATAAGCTTTACGGAAAGCCCGGACTTGCCATGATTATCAATTTAAATGGGCAAAACATTACGATCCCGGGAAGCCATGGAGAAGCTCCTGTCATTACACGCAACAGCCTCCCAAGTGCTTTGGATGAAGAAATCAAATCCGGGGATATCATAACGGTTTCAAAAGGGCATGACGGATTGCCTGCTGAAGTTTGCATAAAGGATTTAATTGATGAAGTTCCGGAAAAATCTATTACTATTAACGGAAAGCAGTACACAATTCATCCTGCCATTACTTGTAATCAAACAGCTGCATCGCTCGAGCAGATTCTTGCTGATCGGGATACAGTAGAGTGCAAGGTTCCGGAAACAGCTGAAGAAATCTTAACAATTTTAAATCTAAATAATTTATTAAACGAGCTGAAGCCTTATCGAATCAGCATTAACGGAAAAGAGACTTTTCTCCCGCGCCATTCCGGAAAGATTTATAAAAACGGCCTTGAGGTGAATTGCCACAGCATAATAGATAATGGTGACAATCTTCGAATTGAAAATAGAAGCACTCTGACCGTAAAGGAATTAGCAGATATTAAGCAGCTGGAACTTCAGGAGAGCATCCCGGTCATTTTTAACGGCAAGAAAATAGAACTGTCCCGTGGCATACTTGAATTTCAGAGAGAAGGAGCTATCCTCACCGAAGATGACGTGATTTCTGCTGGAGATGCGATTACAATCCTGAAAAAACCAAGGTCTCCCTTTATTTTCCAGGATATTTTCAGCCATGTTAATGTTGATATGCCTGCTTCCTCTTCCGGAGGCTTCGTACTTTTGAAAAATGGGGAAAAAACATCTTTTCATGAATCAGTAGAGCCTGGTGATCACCTCAAAATTGTGTGGCCTGCCATAAATAATAAGCATTCAACTATTAAATATAGCTAG
- a CDS encoding bifunctional 3-deoxy-7-phosphoheptulonate synthase/chorismate mutase, translating into MSNNELDKLRDRVDELNLQLLSLINERAELVQEIGRVKETQGVYRYDPVRERKMLDLIKEHNDGPFENSTIEHMFKEIFKAGLELQKDDHRKALLVSRKKKPENTIVDLKGEKVGDGNPHLVFGPCAVESYEQVATVAEAVKAKGLKLLRGGAYKPRTSPYDFQGLGLEGLKILKRVADEYDLAVISEIVSPNDIETAVNYIDVIQIGARNMQNFELLKAAGAVNKPVLLKRGIAATIEEFINAAEYIMSQGNGQIILCERGIRTYERATRNTLDISAVPILKQETHLPVLVDVTHSTGRRDLLLPAAKAALAIGADGVMAEVHPDPAVALSDSAQQMDLNQFDHFMSELQSSALLRV; encoded by the coding sequence ATGAGCAATAATGAACTAGATAAACTTCGTGATCGAGTGGATGAACTGAATCTTCAGCTTTTATCTTTGATCAATGAAAGAGCAGAACTTGTTCAAGAAATCGGAAGAGTAAAGGAAACACAAGGGGTTTATCGTTATGATCCTGTCCGTGAACGCAAAATGCTGGATTTGATAAAAGAGCATAATGACGGTCCATTTGAAAATTCAACAATTGAGCATATGTTCAAGGAAATTTTTAAAGCAGGCCTGGAACTTCAAAAAGATGATCATAGAAAAGCGCTTCTTGTCTCACGCAAAAAGAAGCCTGAAAACACAATTGTAGACTTAAAAGGTGAAAAAGTAGGAGATGGCAATCCTCATCTTGTTTTTGGCCCATGTGCAGTTGAATCTTATGAGCAGGTAGCAACTGTTGCTGAAGCTGTAAAAGCGAAAGGGCTTAAGCTTCTTCGCGGAGGAGCATATAAACCAAGAACATCGCCATATGATTTTCAGGGTCTTGGACTTGAAGGCCTGAAGATTTTAAAAAGAGTGGCAGATGAATACGATCTTGCAGTAATTTCTGAAATTGTAAGCCCTAATGATATTGAAACAGCTGTAAATTATATTGATGTCATTCAAATCGGTGCAAGAAACATGCAAAACTTCGAGCTATTAAAAGCAGCGGGTGCTGTAAATAAGCCAGTTCTTTTAAAGCGCGGCATTGCAGCTACAATTGAAGAATTCATTAATGCTGCGGAATACATCATGTCCCAGGGGAATGGTCAGATCATCTTGTGTGAGCGGGGAATCCGTACCTACGAACGGGCAACACGCAATACACTTGATATTTCGGCTGTGCCAATCCTTAAGCAGGAAACACATTTGCCTGTACTTGTTGACGTTACACATTCAACAGGCCGCAGAGATTTGCTTCTTCCGGCAGCAAAAGCAGCGCTGGCAATCGGCGCAGATGGCGTAATGGCAGAGGTTCATCCTGACCCGGCTGTTGCCCTTTCAGATTCAGCACAGCAAATGGATTTAAATCAATTTGACCATTTTATGTCTGAACTGCAATCTTCAGCATTGCTGAGAGTGTGA
- the ccpA gene encoding catabolite control protein A, translating to MNVTIYDVAREANVSMATVSRVVNGNPNVKPATRKKVMEVIDRLGYRPNAVARGLASKKTTTVGVIIPDISSTFFAELARGIEDIATMYKYNIILSNSDQNIEKELHLLNTMLGKQVDGIVFMGGNITSELVEEFEKSPVPIVLAGSIEETGKIPSVNINYEQAAFDVTKSFIEKGHKDVALVVGPLREPINQEKKLAGYKRALEEAEVSYRDELVVEGDYTYDSGIEAFEKLLEADPRPTAIFAGSDEMALGIVHGAEDKGYDVPKDFEVISSDNTRLTLMVRPQLTSVVQPLYDIGAVAMRLLTKLMNKESVDEQIVVLPHRIEERNSTK from the coding sequence ATGAATGTAACAATATATGATGTGGCAAGAGAAGCGAATGTATCAATGGCAACGGTTTCTCGTGTTGTAAATGGCAACCCGAATGTTAAACCGGCAACAAGAAAAAAAGTAATGGAAGTAATTGACCGGCTTGGATACCGCCCCAACGCGGTTGCGAGAGGATTGGCAAGCAAAAAAACCACTACAGTCGGTGTGATCATTCCCGATATTTCCAGCACCTTTTTTGCAGAACTGGCAAGGGGCATAGAAGATATTGCGACAATGTATAAATACAATATCATTCTCAGCAACTCCGATCAGAATATCGAAAAAGAGCTGCACTTGCTTAATACTATGCTGGGGAAACAGGTGGATGGAATAGTCTTCATGGGCGGCAACATTACGTCCGAGCTTGTTGAAGAGTTTGAAAAGTCTCCGGTTCCAATCGTACTGGCCGGCTCTATTGAAGAAACAGGCAAAATTCCATCAGTCAATATTAATTATGAACAGGCAGCATTTGATGTCACAAAGTCATTTATTGAGAAAGGCCATAAAGATGTTGCTCTTGTGGTAGGACCCCTCCGTGAGCCGATTAATCAGGAAAAGAAGCTTGCAGGCTATAAGCGTGCATTGGAAGAAGCTGAAGTATCCTACCGCGATGAATTGGTGGTTGAAGGAGATTATACGTACGATTCAGGTATAGAAGCCTTTGAAAAACTGCTTGAGGCTGACCCTCGCCCAACTGCTATTTTTGCAGGATCTGATGAGATGGCATTGGGAATCGTCCATGGGGCCGAGGATAAAGGCTATGATGTTCCGAAAGACTTTGAAGTCATCAGTTCAGACAACACCAGATTGACCTTAATGGTCCGTCCTCAGCTGACATCAGTCGTACAGCCATTGTATGATATTGGTGCAGTTGCCATGAGATTGCTTACGAAACTTATGAATAAAGAATCAGTCGATGAGCAAATTGTTGTACTCCCTCATCGAATTGAAGAACGAAACTCAACAAAATAA
- the motP gene encoding flagellar motor protein MotP codes for MRKFDMLTPAGLMVGLAMLIFGIMWNGGADGFLSFVDPSSILIVLGGLIAGLLVSFPLKDIRHMPTVFKQVFSSEEQSVGELIGIFVKLSERARREGLLSLEAEVGKVEDSFIRKGIYLAVDGIEPDVITDIMNAEIMAMEERHRKGRSILERAGEYAPAWGMIGTLIGLVLMLKNLNDPSTLGPNMAIALLTTLYGSLLANLIFLPMAAKLTLKTEKEVFIKEIIIEGVIGVQSGQNPKILEEKLSAFLSSEERRELEGAVNTGEALDHEA; via the coding sequence ATGAGAAAGTTCGATATGTTAACACCTGCAGGGTTAATGGTGGGCCTGGCAATGCTCATTTTTGGGATTATGTGGAATGGTGGTGCAGATGGGTTTTTATCATTTGTTGACCCTTCTTCAATCCTTATTGTTTTAGGCGGATTAATAGCCGGGCTGCTTGTTAGTTTTCCGTTAAAAGATATCAGGCATATGCCCACCGTTTTTAAACAGGTTTTTTCCAGTGAAGAACAAAGTGTTGGCGAGCTGATTGGAATTTTTGTCAAACTCTCTGAGCGTGCCCGGCGTGAAGGGCTGTTGTCGCTTGAGGCTGAAGTCGGGAAAGTCGAAGATTCTTTTATTCGTAAAGGCATTTATCTGGCTGTGGATGGTATAGAGCCAGATGTCATTACTGACATTATGAATGCCGAAATAATGGCGATGGAAGAGAGGCACAGAAAAGGCAGAAGCATTCTTGAAAGAGCGGGTGAGTATGCTCCGGCCTGGGGAATGATAGGAACCCTGATTGGTCTGGTTCTGATGCTGAAAAATTTAAATGATCCCTCCACTCTTGGGCCAAATATGGCCATTGCCTTATTGACTACATTATATGGTTCACTGCTGGCCAATCTTATTTTTCTGCCGATGGCAGCAAAGCTGACTTTAAAGACAGAGAAGGAAGTATTTATAAAGGAGATCATTATTGAGGGGGTTATCGGTGTTCAATCTGGTCAAAATCCAAAAATCTTGGAGGAGAAGCTGAGCGCCTTTTTATCCTCTGAGGAACGGAGAGAGCTTGAGGGGGCAGTAAACACGGGGGAGGCGCTGGATCATGAGGCGTAG
- the motS gene encoding flagellar motor protein MotS, with protein sequence MRRRRRSPEPPKGAPIWMVTFSDLVTLILVFFILLFSMSQIDLMKFQAISDSFRDRQVLDFQPSIIPAENQEEVEENTEKEVSGQSDSLDELQMEIQSFLDENGLEKVIVANRTERGVVLVLQEQVLFESADASLIDSSYPFLDKVGTLLANMPNLVKVEGHTDDRPITTYRYPSNWELSAARASTVIRYLTEGHKLDSHRFMAVGYGETRPIVPNSGPENWEKNRRVEIIISDPKFNEENN encoded by the coding sequence ATGAGGCGTAGGCGAAGATCTCCTGAGCCTCCTAAAGGTGCCCCAATCTGGATGGTGACTTTCTCAGATCTCGTTACATTAATATTGGTTTTCTTTATCCTGCTATTTTCAATGTCACAGATTGATTTAATGAAATTTCAGGCGATATCTGACTCCTTCCGGGACAGGCAGGTGCTTGATTTCCAGCCGTCCATTATTCCAGCGGAGAATCAGGAAGAAGTGGAAGAAAATACGGAAAAAGAAGTCAGCGGCCAATCAGATTCTCTTGATGAGCTCCAGATGGAAATTCAGTCGTTTCTGGATGAGAATGGATTAGAAAAGGTTATAGTGGCAAACAGGACAGAGCGTGGTGTCGTTCTCGTCCTGCAGGAACAGGTTTTATTCGAATCCGCGGATGCGAGTCTGATAGACAGCTCATACCCTTTCCTGGATAAAGTAGGAACCCTGTTAGCAAACATGCCCAACCTGGTGAAGGTGGAAGGACATACTGATGACCGGCCCATAACTACATACAGATATCCATCCAATTGGGAGTTATCTGCTGCCAGGGCCAGTACAGTAATCAGATATTTAACAGAAGGACATAAACTTGACAGCCACAGATTTATGGCTGTCGGCTATGGGGAAACCCGCCCCATTGTTCCCAATTCCGGACCGGAAAATTGGGAGAAAAACAGGCGTGTGGAAATCATTATTTCTGATCCGAAATTTAATGAAGAGAATAATTAA
- a CDS encoding acetoin utilization protein AcuC, with amino-acid sequence MIHDSVFVYSEDLLNYKFSKNHPFNQIRLKLTLDLLKNINAIDECHIIPPRQAAEEELHLIHDPNYVNAVKLAGRGQLPEETCENYGLGTEDTPIFPNMHEASSLIVGGTLAAVDAVMGGRAKHALHLGGGLHHGFRGKASGFCIYNDSSVAIKYMQEKYKARILYVDTDAHHGDGVQWSFYDDPDVCTLSIHETGRYLFPGTGNVNERGQGKGYGFSFNIPLDAFTEDDSWLHAYRTAFREVAEFFKPDVILTQNGADAHYLDPLTHLSSTIKIYREIPKLAHEIAHEYCGGKWIAVGGGGYDIWRVVPRAWAMIWLEMTENSNCYGDIPEKWINKWKEHAPVPLPPEWDDPADLYKPIPRKSEITEKNARTVDKVLYPIRNKSMTESI; translated from the coding sequence ATGATACATGATTCAGTATTTGTTTATTCGGAAGACCTGCTGAACTACAAATTCAGCAAAAATCATCCTTTTAATCAGATAAGGCTGAAGCTGACACTCGATTTACTCAAAAATATAAATGCCATCGATGAATGTCATATTATCCCGCCGCGCCAGGCTGCGGAGGAAGAGCTTCACCTGATTCATGATCCTAATTATGTAAATGCTGTCAAGCTTGCCGGCCGGGGACAGCTTCCGGAGGAAACATGCGAAAACTATGGTCTCGGAACAGAGGACACACCTATATTTCCCAATATGCACGAAGCGAGCTCCCTTATAGTAGGAGGCACCCTGGCAGCCGTTGATGCCGTTATGGGCGGACGTGCTAAGCACGCACTGCACCTTGGCGGAGGCCTTCACCACGGTTTTCGGGGAAAAGCCTCTGGATTTTGCATTTATAACGATAGCTCAGTAGCCATAAAGTACATGCAGGAGAAGTATAAAGCCCGTATTCTGTATGTGGATACAGATGCTCATCATGGTGACGGTGTACAATGGTCATTTTATGATGATCCAGATGTATGCACCTTATCAATTCATGAAACAGGCCGATACCTTTTTCCCGGTACCGGAAATGTCAATGAACGGGGACAAGGGAAAGGATATGGATTCTCTTTCAATATTCCCTTGGATGCATTTACTGAAGACGATTCCTGGCTCCATGCATACCGTACAGCTTTTCGGGAGGTTGCGGAATTTTTCAAGCCTGATGTAATTCTGACGCAAAATGGTGCTGATGCACATTATCTTGACCCTCTTACCCATTTATCATCTACTATAAAAATCTATAGGGAAATTCCGAAACTGGCTCATGAAATTGCCCATGAATATTGTGGCGGGAAATGGATTGCAGTCGGCGGTGGCGGTTATGATATTTGGAGAGTTGTTCCCCGTGCATGGGCCATGATTTGGCTTGAAATGACTGAAAACTCTAATTGCTACGGCGATATCCCGGAGAAGTGGATAAACAAGTGGAAAGAACACGCACCCGTGCCTCTTCCCCCTGAATGGGATGATCCGGCTGATTTATATAAGCCTATCCCCCGTAAAAGTGAAATAACTGAAAAAAATGCCCGAACAGTGGACAAGGTTCTTTATCCCATCCGGAACAAATCGATGACAGAGTCTATATAA
- a CDS encoding acetoin utilization AcuB family protein: MIVEEIMKTDVTALAKEDTIADAIRIMSEKRIRHLPITDEDGRLQGLVTDRDIRDATPSIFHTELFKEDLQRPLKMIMKTDIITGHPLDFAEEIAAVFYEQRIGCLPILNDNKLVGIVTETDLLHTLVQLTGAHQPGSQIEVKVPNKAGMLFEIAEVICKRKANIQSVLVYPDKTDDKFKILVIRVQTMNPTLVVEDLKKAGHQVLWPNMPGISL; this comes from the coding sequence GTGATTGTTGAAGAAATTATGAAAACGGATGTCACGGCCTTGGCAAAAGAAGACACTATTGCCGATGCAATAAGAATTATGAGCGAAAAAAGAATCCGGCATTTGCCGATAACAGATGAAGATGGCAGATTGCAGGGACTTGTAACAGATAGAGATATTCGTGACGCCACACCTTCTATTTTTCATACAGAACTGTTTAAGGAAGATCTTCAGAGACCGCTGAAAATGATTATGAAGACAGATATCATTACAGGTCACCCACTTGATTTTGCTGAAGAAATTGCTGCGGTTTTTTATGAACAGCGGATTGGCTGCCTGCCCATATTAAACGATAATAAGCTGGTTGGAATTGTCACAGAGACCGATTTGCTTCATACATTAGTTCAATTGACGGGAGCTCATCAGCCAGGCTCGCAGATTGAAGTGAAGGTGCCAAACAAGGCGGGCATGCTGTTTGAAATTGCTGAAGTCATCTGCAAAAGGAAAGCAAATATCCAGAGTGTCCTTGTATACCCTGACAAAACGGATGATAAATTTAAAATACTGGTGATAAGAGTACAGACAATGAACCCTACGCTTGTAGTTGAAGATTTGAAAAAAGCAGGCCATCAAGTTTTATGGCCAAACATGCCGGGGATTTCACTATGA
- a CDS encoding GNAT family N-acetyltransferase, with product MEHKKTYNAKELKTANGKLIIEGPITPEKLADYEFHKDLVAFRPPAQQHKALVEIAGLPEGRIIVARDRHTIVGYVTYLYPDPLERWSEGKMDNLIELGAIEVIPAFRGSGTGKNLLRVSMMDDAMEDYIVITTEYYWHWDLKGTGLNVWEYRKIMEKMMNAGGLEWYATDDPEISSHPANCLMARIGKRVDQDSVQQFDRLRFMNRFMY from the coding sequence ATGGAACATAAAAAAACGTATAATGCAAAGGAATTAAAAACAGCCAATGGAAAATTAATCATTGAGGGGCCAATTACACCTGAAAAATTGGCAGATTATGAGTTTCATAAAGATCTTGTTGCTTTCAGGCCGCCGGCTCAGCAGCATAAAGCCCTGGTTGAGATTGCAGGATTGCCGGAGGGCAGAATTATAGTAGCCCGTGACAGACATACCATTGTCGGCTATGTTACTTACTTGTATCCGGATCCTCTTGAACGCTGGTCGGAAGGTAAGATGGATAATTTAATTGAATTGGGTGCCATAGAAGTGATTCCTGCTTTCCGGGGTTCAGGAACAGGCAAGAACCTGCTGAGAGTATCTATGATGGATGATGCTATGGAGGATTATATTGTTATAACGACAGAGTACTATTGGCATTGGGATTTAAAAGGAACTGGCCTGAATGTATGGGAATATCGAAAAATCATGGAAAAGATGATGAATGCAGGCGGTCTTGAATGGTACGCCACAGATGACCCGGAAATCAGTTCTCACCCCGCAAATTGCCTAATGGCCCGTATTGGAAAAAGAGTAGACCAGGATTCTGTGCAGCAATTTGACCGCTTGCGCTTTATGAATCGTTTTATGTATTAA
- the acsA gene encoding acetate--CoA ligase: MKVEALPVTQGDFNLKNYDELYAIFNWADAEKEFSWKETGRMNMGYEAIDRHAESFRKNKVALYYRDGQRNEKYTFKEMKELSNKAGNALKAYGDVEKGDRVFIFMPRSPELYFAVLGAVKLGAIVGPLFEAFMEGAVRDRLADSEAKVLITTPELLERVPVDQLPALKHVFLVGENIEETGSYVDFNKRMAESSRKLAIEWVDGNDGLILHYTSGSTGKPKGVLHVHNAMIQHYQTAKWVLDLKEEDVYWCTADPGWVTGTSYGIFGPWLTGTSNLVVGGRFNPETWYKMIEEYGVTVWYSAPTAFRMLMGAGDEVVKKFDLSSLRHVLSVGEPLNPEVVRWGTKVFNMRIHDTWWMTETGAQLICNYPCLEIKPGSMGKPIPGVKAAIVDDQGNELPPNRMGNLAIKKGWPSMMHAIWNNEQKYESYFMPGDWYVSGDSAYMDEDGYFWFQGRVDDVIMTSGERVGPFEVESKLIEHPAVAEAGVIGKPDPVRGEIIKAFVALRDGHEPTEELVEEIRQFVKKGLAAHAAPREIEFRDKLPKTRSGKIMRRVLKAWELDLPTGDLSTMED, translated from the coding sequence ATGAAAGTGGAAGCGCTGCCAGTAACACAAGGGGACTTCAATTTAAAAAATTATGATGAACTTTATGCAATTTTTAACTGGGCTGATGCGGAAAAAGAATTTTCCTGGAAAGAAACCGGCCGCATGAATATGGGCTATGAGGCCATCGACCGTCATGCGGAATCTTTCAGAAAAAATAAGGTTGCCCTTTATTATCGCGATGGACAGAGAAATGAGAAATATACTTTCAAAGAAATGAAGGAACTATCCAATAAAGCGGGAAATGCATTAAAAGCATATGGCGATGTTGAGAAAGGCGACCGGGTGTTCATCTTTATGCCGCGTTCTCCTGAGCTTTATTTTGCAGTATTGGGGGCTGTTAAGCTGGGGGCTATTGTAGGTCCTCTATTTGAAGCTTTCATGGAAGGAGCTGTCCGTGACCGGCTTGCTGACAGTGAAGCAAAAGTCCTGATTACAACACCTGAGCTTTTGGAACGAGTGCCTGTTGACCAGCTGCCTGCTTTAAAGCATGTTTTCCTTGTTGGGGAAAATATTGAGGAAACCGGGTCATATGTTGATTTTAATAAAAGAATGGCTGAATCGAGCAGGAAGCTGGCAATTGAATGGGTTGATGGAAATGATGGGCTTATTTTGCATTATACTTCCGGTTCAACAGGCAAGCCAAAAGGGGTGCTGCATGTACATAATGCAATGATTCAGCATTACCAGACAGCTAAATGGGTGCTGGACTTAAAAGAAGAAGATGTATATTGGTGCACTGCTGATCCAGGCTGGGTAACCGGTACTTCATATGGCATTTTCGGCCCGTGGCTGACAGGGACTTCAAACCTTGTGGTCGGGGGCAGGTTCAATCCGGAGACTTGGTATAAAATGATTGAGGAATATGGCGTTACAGTTTGGTATAGTGCTCCGACTGCTTTCCGCATGCTAATGGGCGCGGGCGATGAGGTTGTGAAAAAATTTGATTTAAGCTCCCTTCGCCATGTCCTCAGTGTTGGTGAACCGCTAAACCCTGAAGTAGTCAGATGGGGTACAAAAGTCTTCAACATGCGCATCCATGATACATGGTGGATGACTGAAACGGGTGCACAGCTGATCTGTAATTATCCTTGCCTGGAAATAAAGCCGGGATCCATGGGTAAGCCGATTCCGGGTGTTAAGGCAGCCATTGTCGATGATCAGGGAAATGAACTGCCGCCTAACCGTATGGGTAACCTTGCGATTAAAAAAGGCTGGCCTTCCATGATGCATGCCATCTGGAATAACGAGCAAAAATATGAATCTTATTTTATGCCGGGTGATTGGTATGTTTCCGGAGATTCGGCTTATATGGATGAAGATGGATATTTCTGGTTCCAGGGCCGTGTAGATGATGTTATCATGACATCTGGCGAGCGTGTAGGGCCGTTTGAAGTAGAGAGCAAGCTGATCGAACATCCGGCGGTTGCAGAAGCTGGGGTCATCGGCAAGCCGGATCCTGTCCGCGGGGAAATTATTAAAGCGTTTGTTGCTTTGCGGGATGGGCATGAACCCACTGAGGAATTAGTGGAAGAAATCCGCCAATTCGTTAAGAAGGGCCTTGCTGCCCACGCTGCTCCGCGTGAAATCGAATTCCGCGACAAGCTTCCAAAAACCCGCAGCGGCAAAATCATGCGCCGTGTGCTTAAGGCATGGGAACTGGATCTGCCAACCGGTGATTTGTCTACAATGGAAGATTAA